One genomic window of Trueperaceae bacterium includes the following:
- a CDS encoding transposase — protein MYQTHFLAFGGLLVRETTTSQSVLFEGGFVKPVLAVFDQPASSSDGGALLLKLADVRLGLTRAVAGALPDSRAAGKVRHSLLSVVQQRVFGIGNGYEDANDAARLRRDPTHQLLLGRCPGTGGELASQPTISRLENAFDEARVKAASRAFSDAVLKRHQRRLGKHVGRVIIDVDATWDDAHG, from the coding sequence GTGTACCAGACGCACTTTCTAGCATTCGGAGGCCTTCTTGTGAGAGAGACTACCACTTCGCAGTCTGTGCTGTTCGAGGGTGGGTTCGTGAAGCCGGTTCTGGCGGTGTTCGACCAGCCCGCCAGCAGCTCTGATGGTGGGGCGCTCTTGTTGAAGCTGGCGGATGTCCGGTTGGGGTTGACGAGGGCGGTGGCGGGCGCGTTGCCGGACTCGAGGGCGGCAGGCAAGGTCAGGCACTCGCTGTTGAGCGTCGTCCAACAGCGCGTATTCGGTATCGGGAACGGGTACGAGGACGCCAACGACGCGGCCCGGCTGCGGCGTGACCCGACGCACCAGTTGCTTCTCGGCAGGTGCCCAGGGACCGGCGGTGAGCTGGCGTCGCAGCCGACCATCTCGCGCCTCGAGAATGCCTTCGATGAGGCGCGGGTCAAGGCCGCCAGTCGAGCCTTCAGTGACGCGGTGCTTAAGCGCCACCAGCGCCGCCTGGGCAAGCACGTAGGCCGCGTCATCATCGACGTTGACGCCACCTGGGATGACGCGCACGGGGA